Within the Hippoglossus hippoglossus isolate fHipHip1 chromosome 20, fHipHip1.pri, whole genome shotgun sequence genome, the region TTCTCTGACCTCCATCTACATTTGTTCTCGTGCATGACGATGCATGCGGATGATGGGATACACATTTCTGCAAAAGGTTTCACTGTATTCTACTGATCTACAGGCTGTGAcaacagggtttctgcaggttttggGTGAAAGCCTAAAATTCCCattatttaagacttttaaacatCCTGCGGAAACCGAAGAGACGAAGCTGCCTGATTGGTCGTGATCGTGGATGTAAAGAATACAGGTTTCTAACATTTAAGAAAGATTAGCCTTCAGGTTGTTTTACGAGGGAGGAAAATGTACTTAACACATTTGTTAGACCTCAGggaaacacacagtgtgttctGGTGAGTAAGACTGAACGTAAACAGAAACTTGGTTTGCAAGAAAACGCCACAGGGCATCTTTAAGCTGTATAGTAAATAGCTAATTTATGAAATGCCCAGTGCTGCATACTGCACTGAACTTAAGTACAGTATGCTTTGAAATATTCCTCATAAAGAACCGTTATTACAAAGCATATGTGTGATTAAAGTAAATCTTTCTGTCATTGCGGTATTGACTGAATCCAGTGGCtcaccatctttatttattttcatttttaaggaGACGTTTCCTTGTCCAGTAGATTTTGCGAAAGTTGTTTTGGTTgatgatgggttttttttttttaaacgtacAGGTTTTCCCCACACAGATGCATTTCTTGACAAGTGTGAACTTTACTCGATGCAAAAATTCccagatcatgtgttttttttataagagCAAGCAATTGTAAACATTGGAAATGGTAGAACAGactgcttacacacacactgagagggaGAGGCAGCTCCAGAGACACAGCATTGTCCACAGTGCATGAAAacatcctctcttttctttttaaaatctagAAATAGCACTGATGCTGCTCTGAAGTCGTCTTCTCATCACACCTCTGACTATGGCACATCAACAAACCAATTTATTGATTGTCTCTGACTTCACCCAGATCTTACAAATGAACATTAgcaatgagatttttttttttctttcagttttataggttgtttgttttctttgttgaccATTTCACTTTTACAGAACAGTATGGAGACCGGAAAAGAAATATTTCGAACATTCAAAAATAACCCCCCAAAAACATCCACTTCCAAGTGTCATCATGACAAGATACATGAACAAGATACCGTTGTTTTGttctttgagttttgtttttcaaagttgcagcttcacatttcattgtcattgttaATGGGGCCTTTGCATTGTCAACAGCAGACAACAGTATTCCAGTATAAAAGACGTGGTCCCTTCAAATACCACTGCAATTCAACTGAGAGAAACATGATACATTCCGTATGTGGCCAGTGTAGCTCCTCGGACACTGATTCAACGTAAAGCTTTAATTCCACAAGAAGAGGAAACGGCACTCGATGcaaaatgaacattaaattaaaaggtCTTTGGTGGTGCGGATGTTTTTTCACAGTTTGGAGTGTGTCAGTAGTGGTTTGCTCATGTCCTTAGCCTCCCCGGCCGTTCGGACTCGTTCATACCCTAGAACGGACATCGAGTGGTGACAGTAGTCCTCGACTTGTTTGATCTGTTGAATGCTGAGCACTGTTCTCCACGCACTAGCAGCCTGTGTGGCATTCCTGGATGAGACTATGAATGGCTTGGATGAGGAACTGGAGCCGCTGGTCATGTTCAGCGCGAACGACTCAATTTCGTGGTTGCTGGTCAGGTTGGCAAAGCGGTAGATGTTCCGCAAGGTCTTGACCGGGTTCTCGACCAGGTCTTCGTAGCGCACGGCCATGTACTTCCCCTTCAGCCAGGTGGGCGGGTTTAAGGCAGTCCTCAAAGTCCTGGAGGTGCGGTCGCAGATCACCTCCATGGCCCCGATGGAGTGGTAGTCCGAGCCGTCCTTCTTGTTGGCTTTGTGGCCCGGATCCACGAAAGGTATCCGGCGAAGTTTGGGGTCCCTGCTGCGGACCACCTGTAAGTTCTCCCTTATCAGGCCGTGTCTGGATTTGATCCTGGAGTTGGCCACGGCCCGCGGGTCTCTTACCAGGTGTATTACCTTCAAATCCAAGGACGGGTCCTCCATGAGCGGGGCCAACACGTTAACATCCAAAATGCGTACCCCTTTAATGACTATAGTGTTATATTTGAGGCACTCCTCCTCCAACAGTCTAAGGCTTTGAGGGGGGCACTTTTTACACACCTTGTCATCCACCATCCCCACCACCTCCTTCCTGTAGGCTGAGCACAGGGGGTAGGAACACACAACTTTATTGAGGGTGGCCCCAAACAGTCCCAGGGAGGTAAAATTCTTGCCCCCGGGGCTGTTGTAAAGTTGGAAAACAGACAGATCGCAGCGGTACAGGGAGCTGAGCATGTCCCTGGCGGCCCCTTGTAAAGACACTGCATCGCCCGGGTACAGTTTCTGCCAGATGTGCCACATGGGCTCGTACAAGAAGAACACGTCAGGATTCTGGTTGAAGAGCTCCCCGAAAAACGAGGAGCCCGACCTCCAGGTGGTCAGGACATAGATGAGCTGCCTCTTTTTGGCCAGCGAGGGCCTGTAGAGGAAGCGAATGTCAGATCTGCTCTGATAAGTGGTGCTCCTCATCTGGTGATTACACTGCTGTGGCTCCTTAGTCCATTTATAATTAGCCAGGTTCAGCATGGTGAGGACGAGCAGTAAGATATAGGCCATGAACAACACGATCCTCTTCCTGCGGAGGACTTTCATCACGATCCCGGGCTGTGCTATTATCTTGGTATGATTCCTGTAGGTTTTGAGCTTCCTCCCAAAGCCAGCATCCTTCTCCCAGGGTGCTGTCAACTTCAGTGGTTGATGGTATTGTTTGCCTCTCATCTGTGCCCCCGGAGAGTGGCTCTCACCACCGGACAAAGTTCCCTCTCACTGACTCTGCAGGGACGTATACCCACCATACACTGGGGACCGATGCAGATTTTTGAACGCCGGCTGATTAGGTAATATATTCACCAGCGATTCCACATCCACAACACGATTCCCCCccgtttttttccctctgcagtGCGCAACGTTCCTCGCAGGAGCGAAGGATGCGAGGATTGCGTCCGAGTCGTCCACGGCGATGCGGGGATTCAGTGGGTGGCCCGTGttgttcaaaacaaaaaggcagCGGCTCGCATCATCGGAACAGACGCCCTGTTCGCCCGTGCTCGGCGGAGGCATCCCTGCGCAGTCCCCATCTCGTGCATCCTTCACAACAAAGAAGAGAATCGCAGAatccagaagaagaaaaacaaacaccgCTGAGAGTCGGCGCGTGCGGCTGCGGCTCGGATCATTCCGCATCTGCCATAACGGAGCGGCGGACGGTTCTAAGATTCTCaaaccccccctctctctctctcttcctctctttcttcctgctcctccgcTCCGCTCGTTCAAGTAACACAAACTGGATTCAATCAGAATacatggagggagggaagggggggggggggggggggggggaccctcCCACATAGGCGCGTCATTGGCGGCGCGCTGCAGCGTCGTGCGTCGACGCGCTGCGCCATTGGCTCCGCCGCGCGTCCGTcccccccagtccccccccccgcctcggCCCTGACTCCCACGGATCACAGCAATGGAAGATAAGACTGTGGGAAACGATGCTGTTGTAGTGTTTCAAATGGATCCACCTCAACGTGTCtgcagcctcccccccccccctcctcagcacattcacacacacaaacaccaggtGCAAGAGGAATTATAATATTGCtccaaacccccccacccccccccccaccccaccccctttGTCTTCCTCACTCCTCTTTGTTTAAACTCCATAACTTGCTATTCAATTAAGAGTCCTgtttaatttactaatgcatGTCCTCCTCACGGTGCACGACTGCAGTGGGGGAAtcaatatttcaaattaaatgtatttgtttttttcccactgcCGCCTCAAGAGGGTAGCCCAGGTCTATAAGAGCAAAAAACAGGCCCTGTACCCTGAAGGAAAAAACTCAATTATTAATAAGAAATATATACGATACATTCCTCGCAGCAGGAATATGTTGCTGTTAGAATACCACAGAGACATGTTTGTGATTAAAGATtgaagaaattaattaaaaaataaagaatttcttTAAGTCTGCAGGAGGAatgcattgtttttcttttcttttttttattattgggTGTATCGGAAACAGTCAGCAACTATAACTGACAGTCCTCCCGAGTGGGGGATCGGCTGAAATGTGACATCTGACAGCTGCTCCCCACGGAGCTGTCAAGTCCTGGGAAGCTGTAAGGCCGTGTGTGTTTGGACAGAGGAAAGCACATGCTCTGCAGATTGACAATCATCGCTGCTGAGAGGCTCGGCCACGTTGGGATTACAGCCCCGCTGCACAactgtgagagtgagtgagtgaaaggGGGCTCGGCCCTTTGACCCCTGATGAGGAATCTCTAAAAAGGCTTGTAATGCACAGATTGGGATTTggaggctcatttatgctcatgtcagtgttttcattgtggccttattgtactttattttatcttgcaccactaaaaatacatatttctttatatattgtCCTAATACAAAGGCATTACAGCCTTGTTCTCCTCAGAGCCCGGCTACAGCAGATCAAGCAAAGCcggttgtttgtgtgtaagtgctTTTAAACAGAGATTACATCATATGTGTTGGATTATTGGACTGTGCGGTAAATAATTACTCCTCTTGCTCTGAGGCTGTGTGCTGATCTTTCTGATGCCCATTTGGTAGAAGCTGTCCACTGCGGCTGTTCACAGCACAAACCCTTTGTGTgtactgccctctgctggagctACGGTTTCCAATCAGGACAAAAAAACTCTCAGGCCCACAAACTCACACTTTTGAAATGTTAACTAAGCCTTTATATAGTTCATACATCTAACTTATCTATTTATCATCAATATAAGGCATTTAGATCCACAGAAGAACATGAAAATGAACTGCTAATGAGTCTCGTTGTCAAGAGTCCAGGTTTGTTTCCATCTTTGGCATCATTTACTGAAATTCTCCCAACCTGCAGCCGCGTCACTCCTGCATCTCGCACCGATAAGCAGACTGTGTGTATCCCACCCTCTTTGTGCATActgttcttttccttttcctcataATTGTGTTCAGCCTGATGAGCTGAGGGCCGCTCTGGGACGCTGTGTTGTTGGACTGTAAAGTGCAGCTATAGGATCCTTCTCTCCGCCTGCAAGTACAATTGTGCAGAATTAGAATGAGTCCACGGGGAGAagcttattttgaaatgttcatAAAATTCAACAGCTCCTATGAATGTTAAATAGTGTTGCAGATGTGACTCATCGTGTGTTATTTTGAGCTTTTCTTAGAATTCGCGGAATAAATTTATAATAATCCATGATGAGGGCTCTTTCTGGTGAATGAAAAGTCATGAATTGTAACAAGATGCCTCATTTAGGACAGAATATTGATCATTTGActgttattttattacatttcaaaattCTCCTTACAAATGatataaacaaacagatgcataaacatttttaaaatatattttaaaacagtaGTCTGCACAAAACTTTTTCACACATGCCCAAATTATTTCCATCGCTGCAAAATATGAATTATACATGCACCaatttgaataattattttGCAAGGTGACAAAGGTGAAATGATTTGCGACGATCATTTCACAAGCTCAAAATATTAATGACCCGTATTTGACTGCATAGGAAATCAGTGGAAACTTACACGGACTGAGATACATGTGATGAGTCAGAAAAGCCAaagcaaactgcagcagctaAGAGAAAATTGATatcattaatattgaatgtgttcATTCTGCAGCAGTTGTTATTTCATGGCTGTGGAAGGGATTTTCCTCAGTTTCCTCCCTTTAGTCTCATTTCAGTTATGCAGCGTCTCCTCACTAACATGTGACTCATTGTAAACAACAGCCTGGTTCTCGGATATAAGCGACCTCTGATGACACAGATAAGGAAAATACAGTCATAACAAACAgccagtgtttttcctctgcctGCTCCGAGTGGAACTGCAGAAATTCTCTCAAACATAGTTCAATTTTTACGTATCTAAAATAgtaaaaatgaatgttttatcGTGAGTTGTGATTGTAGGAGCATCAAGTGATACATGGCTGAAGACATTTATTAGTTTCTGACTCTGAGAAAGTGGGATAAGCTGTAAAATTCCCAAATATACTGCAACTCTCTAACTATCTCTCTGGATGTGTTTATATTGCAATGTCTATATAGCAAGAGTTGTTCATTATACATTGATATATATGGACAGAACACTTACtttacagtttcattttgaGAAAATCCACtgtatcaacatttaacatttaactctAAACTCTTCTGCCCAAATATTCTGTATGAAATGAGGATTGGGAAACAACCACATGGGGGAATGAGTCACGCGTCtattttacattaaacattatTTCTCAGTCACGCATTTAACTTCTCTGGATTTATAAGACATGAGGAAACtaaatcacttttattttgtaggcttaatgaggaaaacatttaaaggcAAAAGTTAAGGAAGAGACTTTTTACACAAATCCTATATTCAACTAATCCAGCTGCCAAACGTTCTCATCGACCCTCACCAGTCGGAGCAAAGTCAAGTTAAATCACTGTGGGCCTGCTATAGCTGCCTCTCCCCGACAGGATAAGATACAAGTATCACCTATATGCTTTTGTTACACCCTGCTGACATCAATTCCCCTTTTTAATACGGATTATATTGTTGtattaacatttatattcacattttataacACCCTCGCTACAGCTGCAAATTACTTTACTTTCTTCATTCTGAGCTGCTCCATTTTCTGTGTCATACTCTGCACTGATGCTCACCGGCCTGTGATAAACGTTGCAGACGGACTGTGGAGGACTGATATGCACTGATTTGAATATCACAGCCTGGAGGGACAGCTGAGTGTATCTCCTGTATAATGTTCCCCGCAGACTATGCAcacatatctctctctctccctctcttttcatAATCCATATGCAAAGCACATCATGTAACTGCAGGAAGTCGCCTGTCCAGCCACATGGATGGAACATAAACTAGagcttgttctttcttttcctttgtctcATTAGTGTGATCGAATGCGTTCAGACTCAATGAAGGATTTCAACATGGGACAAGGGGAATGAGTTCATGTCAGTGGAGCAAACTGAAGCTCTTGGCCTATAGGCTCCTTTAAAgtaataaagtatttttatttttaaatacttgcataaatgtgattttgaaaatgttgcatGTGATTATGAAACAGTTTCAACGTTTAGTAAATTAGCAGATGAGATGTGTACATTGCATTAAGACTGTATATCTGACGCCTCCATGCATGTTTGTATATCGCTCTCGGGAAACACGCAGTGCACATGTAGTATTTGTGTGTACAGCCActacatatgtatatatttcaCATATAGCTAAAGTTTCAGAATATAATGGTATAGGGAAAACATCAGCACATATTCAAACAGGAATCTTCAGTTTAAACTGAAGCTTTTGGGAACTAATGTAAGAagtaatgtaatatttttttgaCTTCCATCAGTTGAGCCTGAGGGATCTCGTTGGTACAAAGCTGCACTGAGCTGTTACATAATCATGAGGCAGCATGAAGGAGGCTTTGCGCCTGCGACatggaggagcaggtggaggcgCGCGGGCATGCGCAGTGAGAGGCgcggcagcagcatcaggaccaGAGAGATCTCCAGGATCCGGCGACGGGAGAGAAGATGGTGCGCGTAAACACACCGAGGGCAGATCAGCGCGACGTTTACTCGGACTGAAACCGAGAATTTCCGCCGAATCCAAGTCGTCGAGCGGCTGATTTAGGAGAAAGCAGGAGCGCGTAAAAAGGGACGCAGCAGAGATGCGACGATAACAACGCTCGATGCCTCCGGTTCGGTCTTTACGCTGCTGCTGCGACAATAAACACCACAGGACCTCCTCTGGATAAATGTCCTCCCATCCGACGGGCTTTCTCGTGTGATGCTCGCCGCTTTCTAGTGGGATGCACATCAGTGTCGGGCCGTACTCGCTCTCCGTCGTCATGTCAGCTCTGTACCAGGGCACGGACACGTCCTCTCCGGATAAATTTCTGGCCCTGAAAGACGtgagggaggtgaaggaggagacgACGCTGGACGAGAAGCTGTTCCTGCTGGCCTGCGAGAAAGGTCTGTTAttcatctccttcctcctcctcctactcctcttcctcctcctactcctccagTGTTTACCCAAACCAATGTCCACTGTTTTTTACGCACACTGTTTATCACAGAAAGGCTCATAGGCCTATTCGTTTTTGAATGTTAGAAGCTCAATGCTAATCTGTTTAAGATAATGGGAAAGCTGTTATTATTGATTGCTCACAGATTTCCCTGAGTGTGCACTCAGCAGGCCTGTTGTAGTTCAAACACCCAGCTCAGTTCCAGCATGGTCACTGCACCAAGCAAACTGTCATACCACTTCTTTTTCCTATCACAGCTGCCAATGTGCTGGCTACTGTTTAAATCTGCCCACAGGGACTCAAAGACATATTTTCCTTTGAACATCTGCTCCTCTGAAAACTTTTCCTTTCCGCCTGCTCTGCAGACTTTTCACGGCTCCCTAACAAGGACAGTTAACGCAAACAAACCCAGCAAGTGTAAAGAGGCATGGGTGTTCTCAAGTTGGCTGGGAAGAGAGGGTTTCATTGATAAGAACACTGTGCAGGCAGATGCTGTTGCAGAGTAACCATATAAAGTCTCTATAAACATGGCTCCACTGCAGAAATCCTTGTCCTTTGGGGGAGATGTTATTGCTACACCCGACTCGAGGGCTTGACAGAGGACTGCTGGAGCCGGGCCTGCGGGATGTTTTGCCTCATGACAGAGGATGTGTCTGTTTGGCGCCGTCCTCAGACGATACTTCACTGCTTTTATAGTCCTGACTCTGCCTGAATTGTCGCCCGGTGCTCTGCAGGTGACTACTACATGGTGAAGAAGCTCCTGGAGGAGAACCGACGCGGCGAGCTCAACATCAACCGCGTGGACATGCTGGGCCGAGACGCCGTGACCATCACCATCGAGAATGAGAACCTGgacatcctgcagctgctcctggagCATGGCTGCCAGGTAGAAAACACCCGGGAAAACCAACACTCTGCACAAAATAATCCATGCACAAGAAGTCACTTTCGAAATCTGCCGTCTGAAAATGatgcttttgtttcttcaggCGACAGATGCCTTGTTGGTGGCCATAGACTCAGAGGTGGTGGGAGCTGTGGACATCCTCCTCAACCACAGGCCCAGGCGATCGTCCAAGCCCTCCATCGCCGTTAGTCTCCTCTCATCGATTCTCTTTCAAGAAAAACACTCATGAGCACAGATGAGACGAACAGGCTGgaataattcagattttctttctctacaGTATTCACACTTTTCTatgttctcttttcttttttagaaaCTGATGCAGCGGATCCAGAACCCGGAGTATTCCACCACCATGGACGTGGCTCCGGTCATCCTGGCCGCGCACAGGAACAACTACGAGATCCTGACCATGCTGCTGAAGCAGGACATCTCGCTCCCCCGGCCCCACGCCGTCGGCTGCGAGTGCACGCTCTGCAACGCCAAAAACAAGAAGGACAGCTTACGACACTCCAGGTACAGACGGTGTCACAGTGTATAAATAATGATGACTCCGGCCCAGACGGCTGCATTAAGCTCCCGGTGATCTAAACCAGGGGTTCGCCGTCACACTGATTTATTGTCACTTGCAGTGGTCGACATCACTTTCTTCTCGCCGGTGAAGCCTGTGTTATTTTTAGGTGATGATTGTTTTGCTCCTCCCTGGTATGTTGGAGCTTAAAAACAGCTATGAGTCATTGGTTCTGTCAAGCAAAGTGTTCAGGAAAGGTTGCAGCTCCCTGAATTTGACGATAGCATTGGTTTTGAAGATGTCCGCTGTCTTCTCGTATGTTTTGGATTTTCATGAATCCTCTTTTTCCAGCACCGTGATCACCTAATTTGTGTTGTAGAAAAACAGCATAAAACAGCAGAGTTTcctttgtggaaggatgggtgCTTCCTATCTGAATTCACAGCTGAGAttgtgctgctcttcctctgcctggcatttttattctcactgcAGAGAAGTGTAACCTCCCACACAGTGCGCTAACAGCATCAGTCTGCAGCTTGACAAATGAAACAGCTACAGGACTGAAT harbors:
- the chst2b gene encoding carbohydrate sulfotransferase 2, which produces MRGKQYHQPLKLTAPWEKDAGFGRKLKTYRNHTKIIAQPGIVMKVLRRKRIVLFMAYILLLVLTMLNLANYKWTKEPQQCNHQMRSTTYQSRSDIRFLYRPSLAKKRQLIYVLTTWRSGSSFFGELFNQNPDVFFLYEPMWHIWQKLYPGDAVSLQGAARDMLSSLYRCDLSVFQLYNSPGGKNFTSLGLFGATLNKVVCSYPLCSAYRKEVVGMVDDKVCKKCPPQSLRLLEEECLKYNTIVIKGVRILDVNVLAPLMEDPSLDLKVIHLVRDPRAVANSRIKSRHGLIRENLQVVRSRDPKLRRIPFVDPGHKANKKDGSDYHSIGAMEVICDRTSRTLRTALNPPTWLKGKYMAVRYEDLVENPVKTLRNIYRFANLTSNHEIESFALNMTSGSSSSSKPFIVSSRNATQAASAWRTVLSIQQIKQVEDYCHHSMSVLGYERVRTAGEAKDMSKPLLTHSKL